From Bradyrhizobium sp. NDS-1, the proteins below share one genomic window:
- a CDS encoding DUF423 domain-containing protein gives MTAAHRLLIGLAGLMGAAGVALAAASAHGGDASRLASASAMLLFHATAILAAVALLARGLLHGGIGLVGASGFAIGAVLFAGDLSLRQYAGHSLFPMAAPTGGMVMIAGWLAVTLAAVVAQK, from the coding sequence ACCGCCTGTTGATCGGGCTTGCCGGCTTGATGGGCGCCGCCGGCGTCGCACTGGCCGCCGCCTCGGCGCATGGCGGCGATGCGAGCCGGCTGGCATCGGCGAGCGCGATGCTGCTGTTTCATGCAACTGCCATACTTGCGGCCGTCGCCCTGCTCGCGCGCGGCCTTCTGCACGGCGGAATTGGCCTCGTTGGTGCATCCGGCTTCGCGATCGGCGCCGTGCTGTTCGCCGGCGACCTCAGCTTGCGGCAATATGCCGGGCACTCGCTGTTTCCGATGGCGGCGCCGACCGGCGGAATGGTGATGATTGCGGGCTGGCTTGCGGTGACGTTGGCGGCGGTGGTGGCGCAGAAGTAG
- the argB gene encoding acetylglutamate kinase, translated as MTDISPLDQARILSEALPHMQQYDEETIVIKYGGHAMGDEETAKNFARDIVLLEQTAINPVVVHGGGPQIATMLKRLGIQSEFAAGLRITDAATIEIVEMVLAGSVNKQIVGYINEAGGKAVGLSGKDGNMVKASKTTRTIIDPGSNIEKAIDLGFVGDPEKVDLTLLNQLIGYELIPVLAPLATSKEGQTLNVNADTFAGAVAGALKAKRLLLLTDVPGVLDKSKKLIPQLSVKDARKLIADGTISGGMIPKVETCIYALEQGVEGVVIIDGKMQHAVLLELFTNQGTGTLIHK; from the coding sequence ATGACCGACATCTCCCCGCTCGACCAGGCCCGCATCCTGTCGGAAGCGCTGCCGCACATGCAGCAGTACGACGAGGAAACCATCGTCATCAAATATGGCGGCCATGCCATGGGCGACGAGGAGACCGCGAAGAATTTTGCCCGCGACATCGTGCTGCTCGAGCAGACCGCGATCAATCCCGTCGTGGTGCATGGCGGCGGGCCGCAGATCGCGACCATGCTCAAGCGCCTCGGCATTCAATCGGAATTCGCTGCCGGCCTCCGCATCACCGACGCCGCGACCATCGAGATCGTCGAGATGGTGCTGGCCGGCTCCGTCAACAAGCAGATCGTCGGCTACATCAACGAAGCCGGCGGCAAGGCCGTGGGGCTGTCGGGTAAGGACGGCAACATGGTGAAGGCGTCGAAGACGACGCGCACCATCATCGATCCCGGCTCGAACATCGAGAAGGCGATCGATCTCGGCTTCGTCGGCGATCCCGAGAAGGTCGACCTCACGCTGCTCAACCAGCTGATCGGCTACGAGCTGATTCCGGTGCTGGCGCCGCTCGCGACCTCCAAGGAAGGCCAGACCCTGAACGTCAACGCCGACACCTTTGCAGGGGCCGTCGCCGGTGCGCTGAAGGCCAAGCGCCTGTTGCTGCTCACCGACGTGCCCGGCGTGCTCGACAAGTCGAAGAAGCTGATCCCGCAGCTCTCGGTGAAGGACGCACGAAAACTGATCGCCGACGGCACCATCTCCGGCGGCATGATCCCGAAGGTCGAGACCTGCATCTACGCACTGGAGCAGGGCGTCGAAGGCGTCGTCATCATCGACGGCAAGATGCAGCACGCGGTGCTGCTCGAGCTCTTCACCAACCAGGGCACGGGCACGCTGATCCACAAGTGA
- a CDS encoding DUF1036 domain-containing protein has protein sequence MTLPAAAVSFFFSSAPAVADLKICNRMSYVVEAAIGIDDKAATATRGWFRIDPATCRVMVQGTLTADRILLHARALGVYGASPIPQNGRDMLCVAQDNFVIAAARQCRSGQTQVAFTQVTPTQAADGNLTAYLAEDSEYDDEQARLAGIQRLLVIAGYDAAPIDGVDGPKTQGALAAFLKSRGLSADIVGSQNFFKTMVDAVQTPSATGLTWCNDTPHKVMAAIATDDGKSVTSRGWYRIDPRTCLHPDVTGQPKQIFSFAEAVDADNRAVKLKDRLLNWGGDRPLCTRETKFETNEQTDCGARGFSATGFGAVDMSSGGKTLRFAVP, from the coding sequence ATGACGCTGCCGGCCGCGGCCGTCTCGTTCTTCTTCTCCTCCGCTCCGGCCGTCGCCGACCTCAAGATCTGCAACCGCATGTCCTATGTGGTCGAAGCCGCGATCGGCATCGACGACAAGGCGGCGACCGCAACGCGGGGCTGGTTCAGGATCGATCCCGCCACCTGCCGTGTGATGGTGCAGGGCACGCTGACGGCCGACCGCATCCTGCTCCACGCCCGCGCGCTCGGCGTCTATGGCGCCTCGCCGATCCCGCAGAACGGCCGCGACATGCTGTGCGTGGCGCAGGACAATTTCGTCATCGCGGCGGCACGGCAGTGCCGCAGCGGCCAGACGCAGGTCGCGTTCACGCAAGTGACGCCGACGCAAGCAGCGGACGGCAACCTCACCGCCTATCTCGCCGAGGATTCCGAATATGACGACGAGCAGGCCCGCCTCGCCGGCATCCAGCGCCTGCTGGTGATCGCGGGCTACGACGCCGCGCCGATCGACGGCGTCGACGGGCCGAAGACGCAAGGCGCGCTGGCCGCGTTCCTGAAAAGCCGCGGCTTATCGGCGGACATCGTGGGCTCGCAAAACTTCTTCAAGACCATGGTCGATGCGGTGCAGACGCCGTCTGCGACCGGCCTCACCTGGTGCAACGACACGCCGCACAAGGTGATGGCGGCGATCGCGACCGACGACGGCAAGTCCGTGACCAGCCGCGGCTGGTATCGCATCGATCCCAGGACGTGCCTGCACCCCGATGTGACCGGCCAGCCGAAACAGATCTTCAGCTTCGCGGAAGCCGTCGACGCCGACAACCGCGCCGTCAAGCTGAAGGACAGGCTGCTGAACTGGGGCGGCGACAGGCCGCTGTGCACGCGCGAGACCAAGTTCGAGACCAATGAGCAGACCGATTGCGGCGCGCGCGGATTTTCGGCAACGGGCTTCGGCGCGGTCGACATGTCGAGCGGCGGCAAGACGCTGCGGTTCGCGGTGCCGTGA
- a CDS encoding pyrimidine 5'-nucleotidase, with protein sequence MASPRTFDHVDTWVFDLDNTLYPHHVNLWQQVDARIGEFVCNWLNVGPEEARAIQKDYYRRFGTTMRGMMTLHGVSADDYLAYVHKIDHSPLEPNPALGAAIARLPGRKLILTNGSVDHVDAVLARLGFASHFDGVFDIIAAGFEPKPAAQTYQKFLSDHAVDPTRAAMFEDLARNLTVPHLLGMTTVLVVPDGTKEVVREDWELEGRDAAHVDHVTDDLSGFLARVSPR encoded by the coding sequence ATGGCCTCCCCCCGCACCTTCGATCACGTCGACACCTGGGTGTTCGATCTCGACAACACGCTCTATCCGCATCACGTCAATCTGTGGCAGCAGGTCGATGCGCGGATCGGGGAGTTCGTCTGCAACTGGCTGAACGTCGGCCCGGAGGAAGCGCGGGCTATTCAGAAGGACTATTATCGCCGCTTCGGCACCACGATGCGCGGCATGATGACCCTGCATGGCGTTTCCGCCGACGACTATCTCGCCTACGTCCACAAGATCGACCACTCGCCGCTGGAGCCGAACCCGGCGCTCGGCGCGGCCATCGCAAGACTGCCGGGACGAAAACTGATCCTGACCAACGGCTCGGTCGACCATGTCGATGCGGTGCTGGCGCGGCTCGGCTTCGCCAGCCATTTCGACGGCGTGTTCGACATCATCGCCGCCGGGTTCGAGCCGAAGCCGGCGGCGCAGACCTATCAAAAATTCCTCTCCGACCACGCGGTCGATCCGACGCGCGCCGCCATGTTCGAGGACCTCGCCCGCAACCTCACCGTCCCGCACCTGCTCGGCATGACCACCGTGCTGGTGGTGCCGGACGGGACGAAAGAGGTGGTGCGAGAGGATTGGGAACTGGAGGGCCGGGACGCCGCCCATGTCGACCACGTCACGGATGATCTGAGCGGGTTTTTGGCACGGGTGTCGCCACGATAG
- the dapD gene encoding 2,3,4,5-tetrahydropyridine-2,6-dicarboxylate N-succinyltransferase, producing the protein MSLSALESTINSAFDARDGISISTKGEVREAVDQSLEILDKGEARVAERGADGKWKVNQWLKKAVLLSFRLNDMAVIPGGSGKATWWDKVPSKFEGWGENRFRDAGFRAVPGSIVRRSAFIAKNVVLMPSFVNLGAYVDESTMVDTWATVGSCAQIGKRVHISGGAGIGGVLEPLQAEPVIIEDDCFIGARSEVAEGVIVRKGAVLAMGVFLGASTKIVDRETGEVFMGEVPEYSVVVPGALPGKPMKNGQIGPSTACAVIVKRVDERTRSKTSINELLRD; encoded by the coding sequence ATGTCCCTGTCCGCCCTCGAATCTACCATCAACAGCGCCTTCGACGCGCGTGACGGCATCTCGATCTCGACCAAGGGCGAGGTGCGCGAGGCCGTGGACCAGTCGCTGGAGATCCTGGACAAGGGCGAAGCGCGCGTTGCCGAGCGCGGCGCTGACGGCAAGTGGAAGGTCAACCAATGGCTGAAGAAGGCGGTGCTGCTGTCGTTCCGCCTCAACGACATGGCTGTCATTCCCGGCGGATCCGGCAAGGCGACCTGGTGGGACAAGGTGCCCTCGAAGTTCGAGGGCTGGGGCGAGAACCGTTTTCGCGATGCTGGTTTCCGGGCCGTGCCCGGCTCGATCGTGCGCCGCTCGGCCTTCATCGCCAAGAACGTCGTGCTGATGCCGTCCTTCGTCAATCTCGGCGCCTATGTCGATGAGAGCACCATGGTCGACACCTGGGCGACCGTGGGCTCCTGCGCGCAGATCGGCAAGCGCGTGCACATCTCCGGCGGCGCCGGCATCGGCGGGGTGCTCGAGCCGCTGCAGGCCGAGCCCGTCATCATCGAGGACGATTGCTTCATCGGCGCGCGCAGCGAGGTCGCCGAAGGCGTGATCGTGCGCAAGGGCGCGGTGCTGGCGATGGGCGTGTTCCTGGGCGCCTCGACCAAGATCGTCGACCGCGAGACCGGCGAGGTCTTCATGGGCGAAGTGCCCGAATATTCAGTGGTGGTGCCCGGCGCGCTGCCCGGCAAGCCGATGAAGAACGGCCAGATCGGCCCCAGCACCGCGTGCGCGGTGATCGTCAAGCGCGTCGACGAGCGCACACGGTCCAAGACCAGCATCAACGAGCTGCTGCGGGATTGA
- a CDS encoding DUF805 domain-containing protein: MDWTWYFFRFDGRINRALLWQALLIVAVLAGLLEIASQVIGIIGGTRSTLKPGIELDFDFGLGDLFNLVDPRAYRSLASVDRTDLILKSSGLALFSWIFLATAIKRLHDRDRSGWWIVPFFVAPCLFGQFSDLLPDSSWMLPFGLTASGLWLWGLVEMFCIAGTIGHNRFGPDPLAEIEDSSATPPAKGWDQSREIEFVPPRASPPGGMHVKRDA, translated from the coding sequence ATGGACTGGACCTGGTATTTCTTCCGCTTCGACGGCCGCATCAACCGGGCGCTGCTGTGGCAGGCGCTGCTGATCGTCGCGGTGCTGGCGGGCCTGCTGGAGATCGCCAGTCAAGTCATCGGAATCATTGGAGGGACCAGATCCACCTTGAAGCCCGGCATTGAGCTCGATTTCGACTTCGGCCTCGGCGACCTCTTCAACCTGGTCGATCCCCGGGCCTATCGCTCGCTGGCGTCCGTCGACCGCACGGATCTGATCCTGAAATCGTCCGGCCTGGCGCTGTTCTCATGGATTTTCCTCGCGACGGCCATCAAGCGGCTGCACGACCGGGACCGGAGCGGCTGGTGGATCGTTCCGTTCTTTGTCGCACCCTGCCTGTTCGGCCAGTTCTCGGACCTGCTTCCTGACTCCAGCTGGATGCTTCCGTTCGGCCTGACCGCCTCCGGCCTGTGGCTGTGGGGCTTGGTCGAGATGTTCTGCATCGCCGGCACTATCGGCCACAACCGGTTCGGCCCCGATCCGCTCGCTGAGATCGAGGACAGCTCCGCCACGCCCCCTGCCAAAGGCTGGGACCAGAGCCGCGAGATCGAATTTGTTCCGCCCCGTGCTAGCCCACCCGGCGGCATGCATGTTAAGCGGGACGCATGA
- the dapE gene encoding succinyl-diaminopimelate desuccinylase produces MTDALSIARDLIRCPSVTPEDAGALGVLEKNLSAAGFTCHRITFSEEGTADVDNLYARIGSEGPHIAFAGHTDVVPPGDESAWSVGAFSGEVRDGVLHGRGAVDMKGGIACSVAAVLEHLAAHGGKPRADGKGSISFLITGDEEDVSINGTIKLLKWAAERGEKFDHCVLGEPSNVETLGDTIKVGRRGSQSGTLVVEGVQGHVAYPHRASNPVPDISRLIVAISDEPLDHGSAQFQASNLEFTSVDVGNKASNVIPGEARAKFNIRYNDNHTQASLRELVETRLTKACGNRIRARIVWDPSNSNVFVTKPGPFTDLAVAAIEEVTGRKPELSTSGGTSDARFISSYCPVIEFGLVGQTMHQVDERVPVTDLEKLTKVYRGILTRYFG; encoded by the coding sequence ATGACCGATGCTCTCTCCATTGCCCGCGATCTCATCCGCTGCCCCTCGGTAACCCCTGAAGATGCCGGTGCGCTCGGGGTGCTCGAAAAAAACCTCTCCGCCGCCGGCTTCACTTGTCACCGCATAACGTTCAGCGAGGAAGGCACCGCCGACGTCGACAATCTCTATGCACGGATCGGCAGCGAGGGGCCGCACATCGCCTTTGCCGGGCACACCGACGTGGTGCCGCCAGGCGACGAGAGCGCCTGGAGCGTCGGCGCGTTCTCCGGCGAGGTGAGGGACGGGGTCCTGCACGGCCGCGGCGCGGTCGACATGAAGGGCGGCATCGCCTGCTCGGTCGCAGCTGTCCTGGAGCATCTCGCCGCCCATGGCGGCAAGCCGCGCGCCGATGGAAAAGGCTCAATCTCCTTCCTGATCACCGGCGACGAGGAAGACGTCTCCATCAACGGCACCATCAAGCTCCTGAAATGGGCCGCGGAGCGCGGCGAGAAGTTCGACCATTGCGTGCTTGGCGAGCCCTCCAATGTCGAGACGCTCGGCGACACCATCAAGGTCGGCCGCCGCGGCTCACAGTCCGGCACGCTCGTTGTCGAGGGTGTGCAGGGCCATGTCGCCTATCCCCATCGCGCCTCCAATCCGGTGCCGGATATTTCGCGCCTGATCGTGGCGATCTCCGACGAGCCGCTCGACCATGGCAGCGCGCAGTTCCAGGCCTCCAATCTCGAATTCACGTCAGTGGACGTCGGCAACAAGGCGAGCAACGTGATCCCCGGCGAGGCCCGCGCGAAATTCAACATCCGCTACAATGACAACCACACGCAGGCGAGCCTGCGCGAGCTGGTCGAGACGCGGCTGACAAAAGCCTGCGGCAACCGCATCCGCGCGCGCATCGTCTGGGACCCGTCGAACTCCAACGTGTTCGTGACCAAGCCCGGCCCGTTCACCGACCTCGCGGTCGCCGCGATCGAGGAGGTGACGGGACGCAAGCCGGAGCTGTCGACCTCGGGCGGCACCTCGGACGCGCGCTTCATCTCCAGCTATTGCCCGGTGATCGAATTCGGCCTGGTCGGCCAGACCATGCACCAGGTCGACGAGCGCGTGCCAGTGACGGATCTGGAGAAGCTGACGAAGGTGTATCGCGGGATTCTGACAAGGTATTTTGGGTAG
- the truA gene encoding tRNA pseudouridine(38-40) synthase TruA — protein sequence MPRYKLTIEYDGAPFFGWQVQETLPSVQGALEAAVKAMTGADLRVHGAGRTDAGVHARGQVAHVDVDKQFPPGRFRDGLNAHLRPHPIGVLEAEIVPDTFEARFSAVKRHYRYRVINTRANLALDIGHAWRVPRRLDADAMHAAAQRLLGKHDFTTFRDTECQARSPEKTLDQLDVTREGREITIVTSARSFLHSQVRSMVGSLVWVGDGRWTADDLSAALAARNRAACGIVAPPDGLYLMKVDY from the coding sequence ATGCCCCGTTACAAGCTCACCATCGAATATGACGGCGCGCCGTTCTTCGGCTGGCAGGTGCAGGAGACGCTGCCCTCGGTGCAGGGCGCGCTGGAGGCAGCCGTGAAGGCGATGACCGGCGCGGATCTGCGTGTGCATGGCGCGGGCCGCACCGATGCCGGCGTGCATGCGCGCGGCCAGGTCGCGCATGTCGATGTCGACAAGCAGTTTCCTCCGGGCCGTTTTCGCGACGGGTTGAATGCGCATCTGCGCCCGCATCCGATTGGGGTGTTGGAGGCCGAGATCGTGCCCGATACTTTCGAAGCGCGCTTCTCTGCCGTGAAGCGCCACTATCGCTACCGCGTGATCAACACGCGCGCCAATCTCGCCCTCGACATCGGCCATGCCTGGCGTGTGCCGCGCCGGCTCGATGCCGATGCGATGCATGCGGCGGCACAACGTCTGCTCGGCAAGCACGATTTCACCACCTTCCGCGACACCGAATGCCAGGCCAGGTCGCCCGAGAAGACACTCGATCAGCTCGACGTGACGCGCGAGGGTCGCGAGATCACCATTGTCACCTCGGCACGCTCGTTCCTGCACAGCCAGGTCCGCTCGATGGTGGGATCGCTGGTCTGGGTCGGAGACGGCCGCTGGACCGCGGACGATCTGTCCGCCGCACTCGCCGCGCGCAACCGCGCCGCGTGTGGCATCGTGGCGCCGCCGGACGGGCTGTATCTGATGAAGGTGGATTATTAA
- the fmt gene encoding methionyl-tRNA formyltransferase → MPLRLIFMGTPDFSVPTLLELVAHGHEIVAVYTRAPKPGGRRGLQLQPTPVEEAARKLGVPVLTPKTLKTEEALEEFRAFDADAAVVVAYGMILPQAILDAPKLGCYNLHASLLPRWRGAAPINRAIMADDAESGVMVMKMDVGLDTGDVAMAERLAITDGMTAADLHDRLSRLGADLMVRAMAALARGGLQLKKQSEDGVTYAAKIDKAEARIDWAKPARAVLRHIHGLSPFPGAWTELAEVGEGARVKILRCELAKGSGTPGEVIDDQLTIACGEGAIRVIELQREGKARMQATDFLRGVPLKPPMRLV, encoded by the coding sequence ATGCCCCTTCGCCTGATCTTCATGGGCACGCCCGATTTCTCCGTGCCGACGCTGCTCGAGCTGGTCGCGCATGGCCACGAGATCGTCGCCGTCTACACCCGCGCGCCGAAGCCCGGCGGGCGGCGCGGCCTGCAATTGCAGCCGACCCCGGTCGAGGAGGCCGCGCGAAAACTCGGCGTGCCCGTGCTGACACCGAAGACGTTGAAGACCGAAGAAGCGCTGGAGGAGTTCCGCGCGTTCGATGCCGATGCCGCCGTCGTCGTCGCCTACGGCATGATCCTGCCGCAGGCGATCCTCGATGCGCCAAAACTCGGCTGCTACAATCTGCACGCTTCGCTGTTGCCGCGCTGGCGCGGCGCGGCGCCGATCAACCGCGCGATCATGGCTGATGATGCCGAGAGCGGCGTGATGGTGATGAAGATGGATGTCGGTCTCGACACTGGCGACGTCGCAATGGCCGAGCGGCTTGCCATCACCGACGGCATGACCGCGGCCGATCTGCATGATCGCCTGTCCCGGCTTGGCGCGGACCTGATGGTGCGGGCGATGGCCGCGCTTGCCCGCGGCGGGCTCCAGCTTAAAAAGCAGAGCGAGGACGGCGTCACCTACGCCGCCAAGATCGACAAGGCGGAGGCGCGGATCGACTGGGCCAAGCCGGCACGCGCGGTGCTGCGCCACATCCACGGCCTGTCGCCATTTCCAGGTGCCTGGACCGAGCTCGCGGAGGTCGGTGAAGGCGCGCGCGTCAAAATCCTGCGCTGCGAGCTGGCGAAGGGTTCGGGCACACCGGGCGAGGTAATCGACGATCAGCTCACCATCGCCTGCGGCGAGGGCGCGATCCGCGTCATCGAGCTGCAGCGCGAAGGCAAGGCCCGGATGCAGGCTACCGACTTTTTGCGTGGAGTGCCGTTGAAGCCGCCGATGCGGCTCGTCTGA
- the def gene encoding peptide deformylase — MALREIIILPDKQLRLVSKPIEKVTSEIRKLADDMFETMYDAPGIGLAAIQVAQPLRLITMDLAKRDENGETKPLPRVFINPEIIASSEELSTYEEGCLSIPEYYEEVERPAKVRVRFTDLDGKVHEEDAEGLYATCIQHEIDHLNGVLFVDYLSKLKRDRVIKKFEKAAKRAE, encoded by the coding sequence ATGGCCCTTAGAGAAATCATCATCCTGCCCGACAAGCAGCTGCGTCTGGTCTCCAAGCCGATCGAGAAGGTCACCTCGGAGATCCGCAAGCTTGCCGACGACATGTTCGAGACCATGTACGACGCGCCCGGCATCGGCCTGGCCGCGATCCAGGTCGCGCAGCCGCTGCGGCTGATCACCATGGACCTCGCCAAGCGCGACGAGAATGGCGAGACCAAGCCGCTTCCGCGCGTCTTCATCAACCCCGAGATCATCGCCTCGTCCGAGGAGCTGTCCACTTACGAGGAAGGCTGCCTCTCGATCCCCGAATATTACGAGGAGGTCGAGCGTCCCGCGAAGGTACGCGTGCGCTTCACCGATCTCGACGGCAAGGTGCACGAGGAGGACGCCGAAGGCCTCTACGCCACCTGCATCCAGCATGAGATCGACCATCTCAACGGCGTGCTGTTCGTCGATTATCTGTCGAAGCTCAAGCGCGACCGCGTGATCAAGAAGTTCGAGAAGGCCGCCAAGCGGGCGGAGTGA
- a CDS encoding DNA recombination protein RmuC, whose product MNEIIFLAGDWPVRAIHALIGFGALVLVLLVAIAIVISRSGRRGAELAMAHAIRADELEERLSEVLRAQSESSGRVDAMTQALAGRQAEMARAVNERLDSVTHRVGQSMEHSTRNTMESLRALHERLGIIDSAHKNLTDLTTQVTTLRDVLANKQSRGAFGQARMEAIVQDGLPKGSYEFQFTLSTGKRPDCVVFLPDQRPLCIDAKFPLEAMTALHDARTDEEKRLATQRLRGDVMKHVSDIAEKYLVTGETQEMALMFVPSESVYAEIHDGFDDVIQKAYRARVVLVSPSLLMLAIQVMQQIMKDARMRDAADQIQTEVIKLGDDLGRLRDRVVKLQKHFSDANEDVRQILISADKIEKRAGRIEELDFSKSDAPEGPRLVATDPGELFPRKLQAGE is encoded by the coding sequence ATGAACGAAATCATTTTCCTGGCCGGTGACTGGCCGGTACGCGCCATCCACGCGCTGATCGGCTTTGGTGCGCTCGTGCTCGTCCTGCTGGTGGCGATCGCCATCGTCATCTCGCGGTCCGGGCGGCGCGGCGCGGAACTCGCCATGGCGCACGCGATCCGGGCCGACGAGCTCGAGGAGCGCCTCAGCGAGGTACTCCGCGCCCAGAGCGAATCCTCAGGCCGGGTCGACGCCATGACCCAGGCGCTGGCCGGCCGTCAGGCCGAAATGGCGCGGGCGGTCAACGAGCGGCTGGATTCGGTGACCCACCGGGTCGGCCAGTCCATGGAACACTCGACTCGCAACACCATGGAGAGCCTGCGGGCGCTGCATGAGCGGCTCGGCATCATCGACAGCGCCCACAAGAACCTCACCGATCTGACGACGCAGGTGACGACCTTGCGCGACGTGCTCGCCAACAAGCAGTCGCGCGGCGCCTTCGGCCAGGCGCGGATGGAGGCGATCGTTCAGGATGGCCTTCCGAAAGGCTCCTACGAGTTCCAGTTCACGCTCTCGACCGGCAAGCGGCCCGACTGCGTCGTGTTCCTGCCCGACCAGCGCCCACTCTGCATCGACGCGAAATTCCCGCTGGAGGCGATGACCGCGCTGCACGACGCCCGCACCGACGAGGAGAAGCGCCTCGCCACGCAGCGGCTGCGCGGCGACGTGATGAAGCATGTCAGCGACATCGCCGAAAAATATCTCGTTACCGGCGAGACCCAGGAGATGGCGCTGATGTTCGTGCCGTCGGAATCGGTCTACGCCGAGATCCACGACGGCTTCGACGACGTGATCCAGAAGGCCTACCGCGCCCGCGTCGTGCTGGTGTCGCCCTCACTGCTGATGCTGGCGATCCAGGTGATGCAGCAGATCATGAAGGACGCGCGCATGCGCGATGCGGCCGACCAGATCCAGACCGAAGTGATCAAGCTCGGCGACGACCTCGGCCGCCTGCGCGACCGCGTGGTCAAACTACAGAAACATTTTTCCGATGCGAACGAGGACGTCCGCCAGATCCTGATCTCCGCCGACAAGATCGAAAAGCGCGCAGGACGAATCGAGGAGCTCGATTTCAGCAAGAGCGACGCGCCGGAGGGACCGCGGCTGGTGGCGACAGACCCGGGCGAGTTGTTTCCGCGGAAGCTCCAGGCGGGAGAGTGA
- a CDS encoding GIY-YIG nuclease family protein, translating to MGGRCYYVYILASRIGGTLYIGVTSDLIRRVAEHKLKLIDSFTKEYGVVKLVYFEQFDDPENAIKREKRLKKWKRDWKIALIEKDNPNWNDLYAEIAGPP from the coding sequence ATGGGCGGACGGTGCTACTACGTCTACATCCTCGCCAGCAGGATCGGCGGCACGCTCTATATCGGCGTCACTAGCGATCTCATTCGTCGCGTGGCAGAGCACAAGTTAAAGCTGATCGATAGCTTTACGAAGGAATATGGCGTTGTGAAGCTCGTCTACTTCGAGCAATTCGATGATCCCGAGAATGCGATCAAACGCGAGAAACGCCTCAAGAAATGGAAGCGCGATTGGAAGATCGCGCTGATCGAGAAAGACAATCCGAATTGGAACGATCTCTACGCCGAGATTGCAGGCCCTCCATAA